From a single Lolium rigidum isolate FL_2022 chromosome 7, APGP_CSIRO_Lrig_0.1, whole genome shotgun sequence genomic region:
- the LOC124672142 gene encoding UPF0496 protein At3g19330-like: MRPGERRDREEDDGEEEEEEAACTNTDANTSSANASTSSSTAPSSGSGARRNGGAAAAMARAWRRSRSVSGPTINLSQEYTLAIQTSSYNEIWAKIHVTVDGQRVDGGDDADDEDEEDRSTLAGVLRPDDAAVARALGDAPDTELTRLAADYLRSTHHASLLCLSLRRALRRARALYGPIADVLALIPHARPLAAPHCDCAFDAFLLFDGMPNPFLPPTSDFQSMHRSFAGLKTHLDHRLLKARRRRTLLRCATRGSGVCLIACATGAAITGLVIATHAITALLAAAPACAASRGSSCCSAPAWMKRLQQHMDRLDAAARGAYVLNNDVDTIERLVGRLHATVESDKVLVQLGLERGRAQHHTIEEVVRQLRKNHPSLLRQLADLEEHICLYFAAVNRARLFLVHHLNAQSDPYAELPLS, encoded by the coding sequence ATGCGGCCGGGGGAGCGCCGGGaccgggaggaagacgacggcgaggaggaggaggaggaggctgcctgCACGAACACGGACGCTAACACCAGCAGCGCGAATGCGAGCACGAGCTCGAGCACAGCTCCGAGTAGCGgcagcggcgcgaggaggaacggcggggcagcggcggcgatgGCAAGGGCGTGGCGGCGGAGCCGCTCCGTCTCGGGGCCGACCATCAACCTCAGCCAGGAGTACACGCTCGCCATCCAGACCAGCTCCTACAACGAGATCTGGGCCAAGATCCACGTCACCGTGGACGGCCAGCGGgtggacggcggcgacgacgccgacgacgaggacgaggaggacaggAGCACCCTCGCGGGCGTGCTCCGTCCGGACGACGCGGCGGTGGCGCGCGCGCTGGGGGACGCGCCCGACACCGAGCTCACCCGCCTCGCCGCGGACTACCTCCGCAGCACGCACCACGCGTCGCTGCTCTGCCTCTCGCTCCGCCGGGCGCTGCGCCGCGCGCGGGCGCTCTACGGGCCCATCGCGGACGTCCTCGCGCTCATCCCGCACGCGCGCCCTCTCGCGGCGCCGCACTGCGACTGCGCGTTCGACGCCTTCCTCCTGTTCGACGGAATGCCCAACCCGTTCCTGCCCCCCACATCCGACTTCCAAAGCATGCACCGGAGCTTCGCTGGCCTCAAAACCCACCTCGACCACCGCCTCCTCAAGGCCCGACGAAGGCGCACACTACTGCGGTGCGCGACGCGCGGGTCTGGCGTCTGCCTCATCGCCTGCGCAACCGGCGCTGCCATTACCGGCCTGGTGATCGCCACCCACGCCATTACCGCGTTGCTGGCCGCGGCCCCTGCCTGCGCAGCGTCGCGCGGCTCTTCCTGCTGCTCGGCGCCCGCTTGGATGAAGCGGCTGCAGCAGCACATGGACCGGCTCGACGCGGCGGCCAGGGGCGCCTACGTGCTCAACAACGACGTCGACACCATTGAACGGCTGGTGGGCAGGCTCCACGCCACCGTCGAGAGCGACAAGGTCTTGGTCCAGCTGGGGCTCGAGCGCGGGAGAGCGCAGCACCACACCATCGAGGAGGTGGTGCGCCAGCTCCGGAAGAACCATCCCAGCCTGCTGCGCCAGCTTGCTGACCTTGAGGAGCACATCTGTCTATACTTCGCGGCCGTTAACCGTGCAAGGTTGTTCCTTGTGCACCACCTCAATGCCCAGTCTGATCCCTACGCTGAGCTGCCTCTGTCGTGA
- the LOC124672143 gene encoding uncharacterized protein LOC124672143: protein MIRVASPRPPAAVQLRGCGASSSSTCPSFRGSGGRVAATNGSRRRRSVIACCSSEDKEGARGAAPPTAAPSDGSIQLYSQIESLTSCCGGGRPACRVITEAAEQSSQGWDSSGDWTEIEGAWVLRPKSSDPSFVVHFIGGIFVGAAPQVTYRFFLERLAEKGALVIATPYASGFDHFYIADDVQFKFDRCLRNLVEPVNDLPTFGVGHSLGSLIHLLIGSRYAVQRSGNVLMAFNNKEASLAIPLFSPVIVPMAQSFGPILSQLTSSPTVRFGAEAAIKQLENLGPPVVKQLLPLLQQLPPLYMDLVDGREDFIPKPEETRRLIKSYYGISRNLLVKFKDDQIDETSILAQVLSSEAAISSLLDMSIRSLPGDHALPLQQVLPDVPPGMADAVNRGGELLANLTAGTPWEAVAKEVGTTFGTDSGILRTQVPEDVNALVDVIVSWIASNSGPKLLR, encoded by the exons ATGATAAGGGTGGCGTCTCCGCGGCCTCCGGCCGCCGTGCAGCTACGGGGCTGCggcgcctcctcatcctccactTGCCCCTCCTTCAGGGGTTCCGGCGGTAGAGTTGCGGCGACAAATGGGAGCAGGAGGAGAAGGAGCGTTATCGCCTGCTGCTCGTCTGAGGACAAGGAGGGGGCCCGCGGCGCCGCGCCTCCGACGGCCGCACCTTCAGACGGATCCATACAGCTCTACTCCCAGATCGAGAG TCTAACCTcttgctgcggcggcggccggccggcgtgCAGGGTGATCACGGAGGCGGCAGAGCAGTCCAGCCAGGGCTGGGATTCGTCCGGAGATTGGACCGAAATCGAG GGTGCGTGGGTGTTGAGGCCCAAGTCCTCGGACCCCTCCTTTGTTGTCCATTTCATTGGTGGGATTTTCGTTGGAGCCGCGCCGCAGGTCACCTACCGCTTCTTCCTCGAGCGTCTCGCCGAAAA GGGAGCCTTGGTGATTGCTACGCCATATGCTAGCGGTTTTGATCATTTCTACATCGCAGACGATGTTCAGTTCAAGTTTGACAGGTGCTTGAGAAACTTGGTTGAACCT GTAAATGACCTTCCTACTTTTGGTGTCGGACACTCTTTGGGTTCTCTCATCCATCTTCTGATCG GATCAAGATATGCTGTGCAGCGAAGTGGAAACGTACTGATGGCCTTCAATAACAAG GAGGCAAGCCTCGCAATTCCATTGTTTTCGCCTGTAATTGTTCCCATGGCACAGAGTTTTGGTCCGATACTATCCCAGTTGACATCGTCTCCGACAGTTCGTTTTGGG GCTGAAGCAGCTATTAAGCAACTTGAGAATCTAGGCCCTCCTGTTGTTAAGCAACTTCTACCGTTACTTCAACAACTTCCTCCACTGTATATGGACTTAGTAGATGGCCGGGAAGACTTCATTCCAAAACCAGAAGAGACCCGTCGGCTG ATAAAATCCTACTATGGAATTTCTCGAAACCTCCTAGTGAAGTTTAAAGATGATCAAATCGATGAAACCTCTATCCTTGCACAAGTACTAAGCTCTGAAGCTGCAATTAGCTCACTGCTTGATATGTCGATTCGGTCACTTCCTGGGGATCATGCCCTGCCATTACAACAG GTACTACCTGACGTTCCACCAGGAATGGCTGATGCAGTGAACCGTGGAGGTGAACTCCTTGCAAATCTAACAGCAGGCACACCATGGGAAGCTGTTGCTAAAGAGGTAGGTACCACTTTTGGCACTGACTCTGGCATTCTGCGAACACAGGTCCCTGAGGATGTCAATGCACTTGTCGATGTAATTGTTTCATGGATAGCTTCAAATTCTGGCCCAAAGCTACTTCGTTGA